From a single Bacteroidota bacterium genomic region:
- the map gene encoding type I methionyl aminopeptidase: MSKNIIIKTPEQIEGIHQSSILAGKTLKEVAPFVKAGVTTKYLNDICNQFMRDHKAIPATLGYKGYPAETCISVNDVICHGIPGPYVLRDGDILNIDVTAILNGYYGDTSTMYTVGEVSEYAQKLIDATKECLAIGIRQCVVGNRVGFIGTAIEKYATSLGYSVVYEFCGHGVGLKFHEEPEVAHNRPENLGPIMEPGMTFTIEPMINAGKARAKVDRKDKWTARTIDGKLSAQFEHTICITKTEPFVMTDVSNEWPVPSSIF, translated from the coding sequence GTGTCAAAGAATATAATAATAAAAACACCGGAACAAATTGAAGGGATACACCAAAGTTCCATACTTGCCGGTAAAACATTAAAAGAGGTAGCACCCTTTGTAAAAGCCGGGGTTACCACCAAATATTTAAATGATATATGCAACCAGTTCATGCGTGACCACAAGGCTATACCTGCTACGCTGGGCTATAAGGGTTATCCGGCTGAAACCTGCATTTCTGTAAATGATGTAATCTGTCATGGTATACCGGGGCCTTATGTGTTGCGTGATGGCGATATTTTAAATATTGACGTAACCGCTATTTTAAATGGTTATTATGGCGATACATCAACTATGTATACAGTTGGCGAAGTGAGTGAGTATGCACAAAAGCTAATTGATGCGACTAAAGAGTGTTTGGCTATAGGTATCAGGCAATGTGTGGTTGGCAACAGGGTTGGCTTTATTGGTACAGCTATTGAAAAATATGCTACTTCATTAGGCTATTCGGTTGTATATGAATTTTGCGGACATGGGGTTGGACTTAAATTTCATGAAGAACCCGAGGTGGCGCATAACCGACCTGAAAACTTAGGCCCTATTATGGAACCTGGCATGACGTTTACTATTGAGCCAATGATTAATGCGGGTAAAGCCCGTGCTAAAGTGGACAGAAAAGATAAATGGACTGCACGTACTATTGATGGAAAACTATCAGCTCAATTTGAACATACTATTTGTATTACCAAAACGGAGCCTTTTGTAATGACTGATGTTAGCAATGAATGGCCTGTTCCTAGTTCAATTTTTTAA
- the speB gene encoding agmatinase, whose translation MKYYNHKKNFLAITEDEFYSYKNSKFVIQSAPYEYTSSYLSGSDKGPEAILNASHFVELYDEELNQESYKLGGICTLHPMDFKRKVDAKAVKLIETETAKLLDDNKFPITLGAEHTISLGCIKAIKEKTPDVHVLQIDAHSDLRASYNDNPYSHASVMYRVQELGVPLTQIGIRAQCIEEAQLIQSSKHIHTFYAHQIRNNANWAAEALKTLGDNVYISIDADGFDPSIVPAVGTAEPNGMLWNETIQFLKQVIATKNIVGFDVVEIAPVKGNILTEYTMAKLVYKLIGYLTLKTK comes from the coding sequence ATGAAATATTATAATCATAAAAAAAACTTTTTAGCTATTACCGAGGATGAGTTTTATAGCTATAAAAATTCAAAGTTTGTTATTCAGTCTGCTCCGTACGAATATACTTCGAGTTATTTAAGCGGTTCTGACAAAGGACCTGAAGCTATTTTAAATGCAAGTCATTTTGTAGAGTTATATGATGAAGAGTTAAACCAGGAAAGTTATAAGTTAGGCGGCATTTGCACTTTACATCCTATGGATTTTAAACGTAAAGTGGATGCAAAAGCGGTTAAGCTAATTGAAACGGAAACGGCTAAATTACTAGATGACAATAAATTTCCGATTACTTTAGGTGCGGAGCATACTATTAGTTTAGGTTGTATAAAAGCCATTAAAGAAAAAACACCTGATGTACACGTATTGCAAATTGATGCACACAGTGATTTAAGGGCTTCGTATAACGACAACCCTTATTCGCATGCCAGTGTAATGTACAGAGTGCAAGAGCTTGGTGTACCTTTAACACAAATAGGTATCAGGGCACAATGTATTGAAGAGGCTCAGTTAATTCAATCATCAAAACACATACATACTTTTTACGCTCACCAAATTCGCAATAATGCTAATTGGGCTGCTGAAGCGTTAAAAACTTTAGGCGATAATGTGTATATAAGTATTGATGCAGATGGATTTGACCCTAGTATAGTGCCTGCAGTTGGTACTGCTGAACCAAACGGTATGCTATGGAACGAAACCATTCAGTTTTTAAAGCAAGTAATTGCTACTAAAAATATAGTTGGTTTTGATGTGGTTGAAATAGCTCCTGTAAAAGGAAATATTTTAACAGAATACACCATGGCTAAATTGGTTTATAAATTAATAGGCTATTTAACGCTTAAAACTAAATAG
- a CDS encoding prolipoprotein diacylglyceryl transferase family protein: MYASLSDLLKGIFGIDIPLPVQTFGLLLGLSFAGAFITAVSELKRKEALGWMPSSTIKVWINKKATSSETFFAVISWALIGYKLLEAFLHYDLLVANPQTFILSTNGSIFGLILGAAYGYYTIYDSNKKIGDKQASQIDKVMWPHNHMWNILFIAAITGILGAKVFHNLENIDELMADPLDALISFSGLTFYGGLIVAAASITYYSVRNNIDIKYLSDAIAPGLMLAYGIGRVGCHLSGDGDWGVINSAYALNDAGEMIKAVPGYFQSNVLPMYQDYYAHEFNGLANVEAIYFEGFSFLPDWFWAFNYHNNVIKAGVEMPNCAGTHCYMLPNPVFPTALYEAIVCIGLFFFLWSIRKRFVKPGTFISFYMIINGFERFFIEKIRVNTTYDLFGFHPTQAEIISTLMVVCGALMFYYFNKQKSPASNALS, from the coding sequence ATGTACGCTTCATTAAGTGATTTATTAAAAGGTATTTTTGGAATTGATATTCCTTTACCGGTTCAAACATTTGGCTTATTGCTAGGGCTATCATTTGCAGGGGCTTTTATAACTGCCGTTAGCGAACTTAAAAGAAAAGAAGCTTTAGGCTGGATGCCTTCATCAACCATTAAAGTATGGATTAATAAAAAAGCCACTTCGAGCGAAACTTTTTTTGCAGTTATTTCATGGGCTTTAATTGGCTATAAGTTATTGGAAGCTTTTTTGCATTACGACTTATTGGTAGCTAATCCGCAAACTTTTATTCTTTCGACTAACGGAAGTATTTTTGGTTTAATTTTAGGTGCTGCTTATGGCTATTACACCATATATGATAGCAATAAAAAAATAGGCGATAAACAAGCCAGCCAAATTGATAAAGTGATGTGGCCACATAACCACATGTGGAATATATTATTTATAGCTGCTATTACGGGTATTCTTGGCGCTAAGGTATTTCATAACTTAGAAAACATTGATGAGTTAATGGCTGATCCTCTGGATGCTTTGATTTCGTTTAGTGGGTTGACTTTTTATGGTGGTTTAATAGTAGCAGCAGCCAGTATTACTTACTATTCTGTCAGAAATAATATTGATATTAAATACTTATCGGATGCCATTGCTCCGGGCTTAATGTTGGCCTACGGAATTGGTAGAGTAGGTTGCCATTTAAGTGGCGATGGTGATTGGGGTGTAATTAACTCTGCTTACGCACTAAACGATGCAGGAGAAATGATTAAAGCGGTACCGGGCTATTTCCAATCAAACGTATTACCTATGTACCAGGATTATTATGCGCATGAGTTTAATGGCCTGGCTAATGTAGAAGCTATTTACTTTGAAGGCTTTAGTTTTTTACCTGATTGGTTCTGGGCTTTTAATTACCACAACAATGTAATTAAAGCGGGTGTTGAAATGCCTAATTGTGCAGGAACGCATTGTTATATGTTGCCAAATCCTGTTTTCCCTACTGCACTATATGAAGCCATTGTATGTATTGGTCTATTCTTTTTTCTTTGGAGCATAAGAAAACGTTTTGTAAAACCGGGTACTTTTATTAGTTTTTACATGATAATAAACGGCTTTGAAAGATTCTTTATAGAGAAAATAAGAGTAAACACTACTTATGACTTATTTGGATTTCACCCAACACAAGCTGAAATCATCTCCACTTTAATGGTTGTATGTGGCGCTTTGATGTTTTACTATTTCAATAAACAAAAAAGCCCTGCTTCAAACGCTCTAAGCTAA
- a CDS encoding ComEC/Rec2 family competence protein, with protein sequence MFAGYWHHIPFVRVIIPMCIGIGINMFFPMPLLVNGIGLIVSFVLLLAVWHFSKYKMRGILFGLCFNISCYFTGVAIHNSHNHLNYANHYTYHQAEQLLVEVIEPAQMRKHSIKCKLRVLKVYNHKISTDVDGFLLAYFKKDAAILTKLKYGTHLLIRNDYKLINEPQNPYEFNYKRYLGFNQIYRQIYLQANDFLVVDNDGGNGIWQLAYGAQDFFNVALQQYVNGATEIAILKALLYGFDDDIDPDLVSAYSNTGTLHVLAVSGMHVGLIFWLINLVLRYFDKRHYQRMFKAIISIACIWAYSVLCGLSPSILRASVMFSFVAVGSAFKNKPNIYNTLAASAFTLLLFDSNMLANVGFQLSFLAVFGIVSLQKYFKQWFSFDTWIMNEIWTIISVSIAAQLATFPLGLLYFHQFPVYFMASNLLIIPLTTVIIFVAIGMIVLAGLTQVIPALSIATLALGYIVKYLIVATNYIVVWLEKLPFSFIAGIHINEIETILIFVLVAYTCNYFISRKQYLFKYALVCLLLLAITHTIEQIKISKQQFICLYNINKTFAMQIFQGNKSTLIADASLLNDKDKFHFHIQQHIWACGIESVDTIAYTQPLQLQIQNTTIGIDASIHPNTINILTQKEKIDTTPLFKQNELVLLSSKLNNRQMKVLLEVLNTKNLSAKNVCESGAITINLEP encoded by the coding sequence ATGTTTGCAGGTTACTGGCACCACATACCTTTTGTAAGAGTTATTATACCTATGTGCATAGGCATTGGTATCAATATGTTTTTTCCAATGCCTCTTCTTGTTAATGGTATTGGGCTTATTGTTTCTTTTGTATTATTACTTGCAGTATGGCATTTCTCCAAGTATAAAATGCGAGGTATTTTATTCGGACTTTGCTTTAACATAAGTTGCTATTTTACGGGTGTGGCCATTCATAACAGTCATAACCATTTAAACTATGCAAACCATTATACTTACCATCAGGCGGAACAATTATTGGTAGAGGTAATAGAACCTGCTCAAATGCGTAAGCATAGCATTAAGTGTAAGCTACGGGTACTAAAGGTTTATAACCATAAAATAAGTACTGATGTTGATGGCTTTTTGTTGGCCTATTTTAAAAAAGATGCGGCTATATTGACCAAACTTAAATACGGAACGCATTTACTTATTCGAAATGATTATAAGTTAATCAATGAACCACAAAACCCTTATGAGTTTAACTACAAACGTTATTTAGGTTTCAATCAAATTTACAGGCAAATATATTTACAAGCCAACGACTTTTTAGTGGTTGACAATGACGGTGGAAATGGTATATGGCAGTTGGCTTATGGCGCACAGGATTTTTTCAATGTAGCACTCCAACAATATGTAAATGGTGCTACTGAAATTGCTATTTTAAAAGCGCTGCTATATGGTTTTGATGATGACATTGACCCTGACTTGGTAAGTGCTTATTCTAACACGGGAACTTTACATGTACTAGCGGTTAGTGGTATGCATGTGGGCTTAATATTCTGGCTCATTAATTTGGTGTTACGTTACTTTGACAAACGCCATTACCAACGTATGTTCAAAGCCATTATTTCCATAGCTTGTATTTGGGCCTACTCTGTTCTTTGTGGTTTATCGCCATCTATTTTAAGAGCCAGCGTTATGTTTAGTTTTGTGGCCGTAGGCAGTGCGTTTAAAAACAAACCAAACATATATAATACACTGGCAGCATCGGCTTTTACACTTTTATTGTTCGATAGCAATATGTTGGCTAATGTTGGGTTTCAATTGAGTTTTTTAGCGGTATTTGGTATAGTAAGCTTACAGAAATATTTTAAGCAATGGTTTAGTTTTGACACCTGGATTATGAATGAAATCTGGACTATTATCTCTGTTTCTATTGCAGCTCAACTAGCTACTTTTCCGCTTGGCTTATTATACTTTCACCAGTTTCCGGTTTATTTCATGGCGAGTAACTTATTAATTATTCCGCTTACCACTGTTATTATTTTTGTAGCTATCGGCATGATTGTATTAGCGGGTTTAACACAAGTCATTCCTGCTTTAAGTATTGCTACTTTAGCACTTGGTTATATAGTAAAGTACCTGATTGTGGCTACCAACTATATTGTGGTTTGGTTAGAAAAACTTCCGTTTTCTTTTATAGCCGGCATACATATTAATGAAATTGAAACAATACTCATTTTTGTGTTAGTAGCTTATACATGTAATTATTTTATCAGCAGAAAACAGTATTTATTTAAGTATGCATTGGTATGCCTGTTATTACTAGCTATTACACATACTATTGAGCAAATAAAAATAAGCAAACAACAATTTATTTGTTTGTACAATATCAATAAAACATTTGCTATGCAAATTTTTCAAGGCAATAAAAGCACTTTAATTGCTGATGCTTCTTTGTTAAATGATAAGGATAAATTTCATTTTCATATACAACAACATATTTGGGCATGTGGCATTGAAAGTGTTGACACCATTGCTTACACACAACCTTTGCAACTACAAATACAAAACACAACCATTGGCATTGATGCAAGTATTCACCCAAACACCATTAACATTTTAACACAAAAAGAAAAGATAGATACTACACCACTGTTTAAACAAAACGAATTGGTTTTGCTCAGCTCTAAATTGAACAACAGGCAAATGAAAGTATTGCTGGAAGTATTAAACACCAAAAATTTAAGTGCAAAAAATGTTTGCGAAAGTGGTGCTATTACCATTAATCTTGAACCATAA
- a CDS encoding enoyl-CoA hydratase-related protein, with the protein MDNLVLYHVKERVGYITLNRPEKRNALSFEFVKNIKQVFTQAEADTNCKVIVIKANGEAFCSGADLSSLQKMQNNTFDENLADSKNLMELFAMIYQSKKVVIAQVEGAALAGGCGLATICDFCFATTDSKFAYTEVKIGFVPAIVMVFLIRKVGEQIAKKIMLTAEIIDSEQAQAYQLINEVVNYDLIEEHVFNFAQKLCKQASGESLALTKQMINEVQNKTLTDALNYAAAMNAQARQTDDCKRGINAFLNKEKLSW; encoded by the coding sequence ATGGATAATTTGGTTTTATACCATGTAAAGGAACGTGTTGGATACATAACCTTAAACAGACCTGAAAAAAGAAATGCTTTAAGTTTTGAGTTTGTAAAGAACATAAAACAAGTATTTACACAAGCTGAGGCAGATACTAACTGCAAGGTAATAGTGATAAAAGCCAATGGCGAAGCTTTTTGCAGCGGTGCTGATTTAAGCAGCTTGCAAAAAATGCAAAACAATACTTTTGACGAAAACTTAGCCGACAGTAAAAACCTGATGGAGCTGTTTGCTATGATTTACCAGTCGAAAAAGGTGGTGATAGCACAGGTAGAAGGTGCAGCATTGGCAGGAGGATGTGGCTTAGCAACCATTTGCGATTTTTGTTTTGCTACTACTGATAGTAAATTCGCTTATACCGAAGTTAAAATTGGTTTTGTACCTGCTATAGTAATGGTATTTTTAATTAGAAAAGTAGGCGAACAAATAGCTAAAAAAATAATGCTCACGGCCGAAATTATAGACTCTGAACAAGCCCAAGCATACCAACTGATAAACGAAGTAGTTAACTACGACCTGATAGAAGAACATGTATTTAACTTTGCGCAAAAGTTATGCAAGCAGGCATCGGGCGAAAGTTTAGCGCTTACCAAGCAAATGATAAATGAGGTACAAAACAAAACCTTAACTGATGCATTAAACTATGCGGCTGCTATGAATGCGCAAGCACGCCAAACAGATGATTGCAAACGCGGTATCAATGCCTTTTTGAATAAAGAAAAATTAAGCTGGTAG
- a CDS encoding alpha/beta hydrolase: MKKYYILIIALLFAALCLNVFGQTKPLPFEVKKSGQGKQSIVFIPGFASSGQVWDETKAVFEKNYTCYTFTMAGFADVKPLVNQPTFKAWETAIANYIKDNKIEKPIIIGHSMGGGLALAIAADYPQLIQKIVVVDALPCLSALMNPSFKAKSNNNCSETVQQITSMNDEQFKQMQKMTIPRLLADTMKHDLVVNWSMQSDRKTFAEMFCDFSNTDLRESIKNIQCPSLILLEANFKGIHTSIEEQYRNLKTAQLQYANKGLHFIMYDDKEWYFTQLNNFLSPQ, encoded by the coding sequence ATGAAAAAGTACTACATTCTTATTATCGCCTTATTATTTGCCGCTTTGTGTTTAAACGTATTCGGACAAACAAAACCATTGCCTTTTGAAGTTAAAAAATCGGGTCAGGGAAAACAATCTATTGTTTTTATTCCGGGCTTTGCCAGCTCCGGCCAGGTTTGGGACGAAACAAAAGCTGTATTCGAAAAAAACTATACTTGTTACACGTTTACCATGGCAGGTTTTGCAGACGTTAAACCTTTGGTCAATCAGCCTACATTTAAAGCATGGGAAACGGCTATAGCCAATTATATAAAGGACAACAAAATTGAAAAGCCTATTATTATCGGGCATAGTATGGGTGGCGGTTTAGCCTTAGCCATTGCGGCTGACTACCCTCAGCTTATTCAAAAAATTGTAGTGGTTGATGCATTACCATGCTTATCTGCTTTAATGAACCCCTCATTTAAAGCCAAAAGCAATAACAATTGTTCTGAAACGGTTCAACAAATAACGAGTATGAACGATGAGCAATTTAAGCAAATGCAAAAAATGACTATTCCACGCCTTTTGGCCGATACGATGAAACACGACTTGGTAGTAAACTGGAGTATGCAATCGGATAGAAAAACATTTGCTGAAATGTTTTGCGATTTCTCCAATACTGACTTAAGGGAATCAATTAAAAATATACAGTGTCCTTCGTTAATTTTACTGGAAGCTAATTTTAAAGGCATACACACCAGTATTGAGGAACAATACCGTAATTTAAAAACAGCCCAATTACAATATGCCAACAAAGGTTTGCATTTTATTATGTATGACGATAAAGAATGGTATTTTACGCAACTAAATAACTTTTTGAGTCCGCAATAA
- a CDS encoding sigma-70 family RNA polymerase sigma factor, translating into MVFEDVYKTYWQRIFRLCMGYVNDYALAQDMAQETFIIVWQQLPKFRSEANIGTWIFKIASNNCLRQMEKENRFTKTDLPHNLAEEKQVSIEPHIQFLYKCIAELPEMDRIIISLELEDVKQAEIANIVGLSEANIRVKIHRIKEKLTQQFKNNGQ; encoded by the coding sequence ATGGTTTTTGAAGACGTATACAAAACATATTGGCAAAGGATATTTCGTTTATGTATGGGCTATGTAAACGATTATGCTTTGGCACAAGATATGGCGCAGGAAACCTTTATTATAGTATGGCAACAACTACCAAAATTTAGAAGCGAAGCCAATATAGGAACCTGGATTTTTAAAATTGCATCCAATAACTGCTTGCGGCAAATGGAAAAAGAAAACCGTTTTACCAAAACTGATTTACCCCACAATTTAGCCGAAGAAAAACAAGTTTCTATAGAGCCACATATTCAGTTTTTGTACAAGTGTATTGCTGAATTGCCAGAAATGGATCGTATTATTATTTCACTTGAACTGGAAGACGTAAAACAAGCTGAAATAGCCAATATAGTTGGGCTTTCAGAAGCCAACATCAGAGTAAAAATTCATAGAATAAAAGAGAAACTAACGCAACAGTTTAAAAACAATGGACAATAA